The DNA segment CACGAGGTGGAGATATTAGTGCATCTTCTAATGGTTCCTGCAATGTATCCTGCACAAAATCATATAAAAGTGAGTCCACAACGTCAATTTGAAAACACTCTTCATTACTTTGTGAAAATTTAAGTGCATTAAACACATCAAAGAAAATTTTCTCCTCGCCCACTCTCAGATGTAGCTCTCCCTTTTGGACATCAATTAGTGATTTTCCTGTTGCCAGGAAAGGTTTTCCTAAAATAAGTGGCATGTCCAAGTCCTCCTCCATATCAAGTACCACGAAATCCATCGGAAAGATGAACTTGTCGACTTTCACTAGCACATCCTATATTATCCATCTGGGATATTTGATAGACCTGTCTGCCAATTGCAACGACATCCTGGTGGATTTCGGCTCTCCCAAGCTCAGTTTCCTGAAGACAGAATATGACATTAAGTTTATACTCGCACCCAAATCACACAAAGCCTTATGAAATTGCACATCATTAATAACACAAGGTatagagaaactccctggatcttttttCTTCGATGGAATCTTGTTCCGAACTAATGCAGAGAAATTTTCTGTTAAACTGATCATTGCATGCTCCTCCAATTTTCTCTTTTTGGAGAGAATCTCCTTCAAGAACTTAGCATTGCTAGGCATTTGCATCAATGCATTGGCGAAGGGAATGTTTatattcaatttcttgaatATTTCTAGGAGTTTAGCAAACTGAGAATCTAGCTTGGCCTTCTTGAGAGCTGTAGGAAAAGGTGGTGGAATAACAATATTTGACTGTGATGTGGGTGGTGGTGCGGAAGTAGAAGACTTACCTGCAGTTTTCTCTAATACAGCTGGTGCTGACTCTTTCTCACCTCGTCTCTCACCTTCGATTCTCTTTCCACTTCTTAATTCAACAGCCTTGACCTGCTCCTTTGGATTCTTTTCCGTGTCACTTGGCAAAGTACCCATCTCTCTGCTGGACATCGCTTTAGCTAACTTCCCTATTTGATTTTCCCGATTCTTAATCGATGCATCATGATTTTGCATTCTGGTCTCAGTGGATGATATGAACTTCTGCATCATCTGTTCCATGCTTGACTTCTCCTCCTGATGCTGTTTTCCATAGTTCTGATTCCCATATGGCCTATTGTTCTGTCATCCCCACGAAAAGTTCGGATGTTGTTTCCACCCTGGATTGTATGTATTTGAGAATGGATCATTCCTAGGGCGGTTTTGATTCCCTACATGGTTCACCATTCCTCCCTCTGGCTGATATGATGGATTGTCTGTCTGTCAATCTTTTGTGAAGTGTTCAGCACCACATTTCTCACACCACACTTCTTGAATACGCATCGCAGACTGCCCTAGAGTTAGCTCTTCAATCCTCTTATTCATGACTTCAAGCTAAGCTGCTACTGAGGTGAATGCATCAACTTGATGCATTCTTGCGGGTCTCTTGGCTGCATTCCTGTCGGATTGAGGGTGATATCTACTGGATGTCATCTCCTCAATTAACTCATATCCATCTTCCGGTGATTTTCGTAACAAATTACCACCTGTagctgcatctaacatggtACGATTTGAGTAAGGAACACCataataaaaagtttgtaccacaagacCGTCTAGTAGTTGGTGATGTGGGCATCTCCTCAATAGATCTTTGTAGCGCTCCCATGCTTCATATAGTGTCTCCTGTTCTCCTTGAGCAAAGGTTGTGATGTCAGCTCTTAACTTCATCGATTTGGACGGTGGGAAGTATTTGGTAAGAAAAGCCTTTGCGAGATCATCCCAAGTGGTGATGGAACCTGCAGGTAAATTTGTTAGCCATGATTTAGCCGTATCTCGTAACAAAAAAAAGGGAATAAAGGCAAACAAATAACGTCATCAGAAACTCCCTGCATCTTGAAAGTGTCACAGATTTCTAGAAAATTTTTCATGTAAGCATATGGGTCATCGATTGTCATCCCACCAAACTGGACTGTGTTTTGCACCATTTAAATGATAGCAGGCTTTATTTCAAACTGATTTGCTGCTATGGTTGGCCTGATGATGCTTGGTCTGGCATTTTCGATAGATGGCATAGCATTATCCAGCATTGACCTGTAGATAAGTGGTGCATTATTCTCAGCTTCTCCATCTTCACGTAGCCGTTCTTGTTCTGCCATTGCTTCTTTTTGTTGCCTTCTTCTTCTGCGAaaagttctttcaatttctgGATCAAAAGGCAAGAGTTCTGCTTCGGGTGAATGTTGCATGCACTGCAAGAGAATCCTGCAGTTCACAGATGAAACTAGTGATTAAAATTGAAGTagagaaaattaaataagaaaaatcaaagtaATCAATAGTCCttggcaacggcgccaaaaacttgatcgagtaaatactaacacttaaaatTCAGTATAATTATCTATCTTTTATGCACAAtattatcgcaagtgcacgactcAAATTATAGAAAAGTGTAcggagtacgagtatcgtcctcagggactacgtcacaataactcaattattttatttctctaCCCAAAGTAACGAAGATTGGATAATTGattattctaaaattataaagtaaagaattcaacttaaaatatttgaatgaaAAACACAATTAACCACAGCAATGCTTAGcacagaaaaatataatatgaggaaattttgttggaatctcggttcaccttccccctaattgaaTCTGGACGATTGAAGTTTAATTTACACTCCTAAATTTGAAAAGAATTCCTGAAATATCATCACTCTCTCTCGAGTCTATGCCAATCTAATTCAAGTTAATGAAACAATCAAatctctttgattatttatcattactgaTTGCTTTGCATTCATTGAAttcctacaactttcaacctggtggtctatggttatcaacatgtactaaatatcatatctctatgcatatttaagtccatggattttaTCACTCGTCCTAATCACGAAtctatctctcgacagcaattcacaacttacgaatctatgttaaatttagctactcctcaacacagaataataaaccatgaaaaaatcaaatactcatataaaaaataaatcaattcatccaatgattcaatcacaaaaacatgtttcggggttaggatcccctaaattccaacaaaagagagtttagctactacaactcataataaaattcaatctaacaaagttttcaacataaaaatccaGAAATTTCGAATAAGAAAGACTCACAACGAGAAGGAGAATTCTTCAATCTTCAGCAGCCGCCTCCGCCTCAATTCTCTGTGTATTCAACCCTtgaaatgtttgaaaatattctaTATATAGTGCCCCTCGGAGTCCTTTCCAAATAAAACTCCAGGAATAAAAATTTCCAATTTTACGCGCGGGCAAATTCTTCAAGTTTCTGCCCGTCTCTTTTCAGCATGCGCTCGCTCTGCCAATTtttaccgaccgagcgcccAATTTCTTTAAGCATTTATGCCTCTCCTGAGACTATCTGCACTCGGTCTACAGTATATAGCagatcgagcgcacccccttatGAAGcccaaaattcagattttccTCATTTTCCTGTCAATTTAACCATAAATCAATAGGAGTaaacaaaacacacaaaaatacaCTAAATGCAAACAAACTTGGAAAAACACGAACAAGACAACATGGAACTAATGCAAAACACCAAGAAAACAAACAATAAAACACGAAAAAATGACTCCTATCATACTCCTAATATTCATGAAGTGACTCTCCCATATACTGTTTGATGTCATAGATCTCGTTTCTGATATTCGCTGCTCTCGAAGCTGGAAAGTATTTCTCTAGGAAAATCCTCTTCATCTCTGTCCAAGTAGAGATGGATCCCGGAGGCaggtagtatagccaatcctttgcagcattcttcaaggaaaaagaaaaagctatcaattgaatctgctcctctgtaaCGCCCTGTGGTTTCATGCTTGTGCATACCACGTGAAACTCCATCAGATGTTTGTGGGGATCCTCACGTGCAAGACCATGGAAAGAAGGCAACAAGTGTATTAGCCCAGATTTTAACTCAAAAGTAACATTAGCTTCTAAATTAGGGAAAGTAATGCATAGGGGCTGCTGATTCAGATCAGGAGTGTCAAGCTGTCTCAAGCTTAGATTTGCGTTTGCAGTCATCTCTTCTCTAAACTCTTCGAATGAAACCTCTTTTCCTCTTCTTCAGATCTTCTTCGAGCCTCCTTCTTTCTTCTATGGAGCGTTTTCTCTATCTCCGAATCGTAggaaaattcttcttcttctgaagaTTCACCTGCAAGCATGAACAAACCAGAGAAGCACgggggaaaaaataaaaataaagtaaaaacaaaacacaaataaattaaacgcctacCCCGGCAACgtcgccaaaatttggtaacacttagtcgtatcgcgcccaaattaacccaactcagattaactaaataaacatgtagtagcgagagtagagatcattcccacgagaaaggtgaaatttatttgtgttcttaaaattactgaaaataaataaatagggggatttcaaatttgaatttaattaccaaaaattaaaagaaaattaaataaattttatcactagcatgcaatattaaaataataagaaacaattaattaaaacaagcATTGATATCAGTCGACTAcgcccttgaagttattcactcgatcatcgaattcctaaaaataattaactctcattgaatattcatcattggaaatttaatttctatctcaccttaattttaattaGTTAGACAcaagcattctaaattaacccttaccaatgaattaaccaaaatacaagctattgaaatttaaattcaaggtagcattcaaactagtgaaattgatgaaactaaacaatacaaacacaagcggttgtatttaatctagtcaagagatgttcctacgaattaaaaaattcacaagcggaaaatattaatcatagttgtttcacaaattagagggatcaaacaattacggatttgatttctaatttagctatagattgtatgagaaaatTATCAGATAGTCagccaataattaaacatacaagcatatcaatcaattccaaacaactcttgatactcaaataaaaattaaacaatgaaattcaaaatctcatgaataaataaacttcaaagagttttgtcttcctctaccaaaaattaaaacttagccactaatattcatgaaatccaaagaaaaattgaagaaaaaataaATCTAGGAACAAGAGATGAAAACCTAGCCGTCAAGATGTTTTTTTAAAGCTTCAACCGTCCAAAAGATGATTAAAATCAGGttctagatgatatttaaagtatagagtTCTTCTTAAGAAAGTTtccttttttaaaatataattcccGAATTTCccgtcgctcgatcggtagaaacatgcagatcgagcgagatgttCTCTGTCTCGaaattcttcttttcttttttgtgcccgctcgatcggtgaaaagttGCAGATTGAGCGGGAACTTTTCTGTCTCAATCTCTCCTCGCCAGGCACAGCATGCGTAGAAGCGCTTCCTTCGTTCTTCACCAATATGCACAATAGCGATATTTCAAGTGCTTATCACAAGTGCTATCGCGCTTCCCAATCTTAGCACTTCTGAAGGCTGTTCGTTAGAGCGATAGCACTTCCTTTCTCCCAACAGCGCTTGTTTCTTGTTTCTCTTCGTTAGAGTTGTTCGTTAACAGCTCTAACGAACAACTCTACTTCTTCCATTTTCTTTCTTTGCTTCACTTCTTCAATTCTTTTGCTCTATTTTCctattttcctatatcaaaacaCAAACAATGATTATGAACTATataatgaatttaatcaatgcaaattctcctaatcatacaaattagcttaaataaatatagaaaaatatAACCACATCAATTGACAATcaacaaaatatttcaaaatacaAACCAATTTGGTCAAATATTATTATCAGTATACATGTTTGGCTCGCGTGATATTAACCTGGATaagaattatatatttataaaatattccAATTTTACCCCTTGAATTAAATGCAATCTAAATCACTGCCACCCACCTCATCTCCATCTTCCCACGTACTCTCCTCTTCACAAATCCAACTATTTCGCATCTCAAACATTTTCACATCGGAGTTTCTCATACGTAGCAGATTATTGGAAGGCGTCCGACGAAGGTAACACAATTGTTTAATAACTTCTGCTAAAGAATGTCAAACTCAGATCTGTACCATTTTTCTACTGCTTTCAAAATAATGGAGAGCTTGAACACGAACCCGAAGCTCACCAGCCGTTGAAGATTGCTCCGACTGATCCTTCACCTTCCCTAATTCTTCTCTAATGTTAAAGATAAAAAATGGTAGATCAAcgagaaaaaaatttatgacCAATCAAACAcacgaaaataaaaaatttctgaCCAAAATATGATGTGCACGATGGAAATCAGTAATTAATATAGTGAGAACAAGATCTTACTAAGTTATGTGCAGATTTTACTAAGTTATGTGCAGATTTCGCAACAAGGGAGCGAGCTTCATTTTGCCGACAATGGTTGAATACATGAGAGAAAAGGTCCATTTAAATATATAGGTCTGATCTTGTTTTTAATTCGGGAAATTGTGAATAAATTTCCGTTGGCAAACTTAACTTGTTTTTCAGTCCTCATTTCAGAAATTATGTGTTTCTACTACCTGACAAAAGCCTGACATGTGTTTGAACTCCCCAATTGATGCTAAATTACGAAATTGCCCTCAACTTTACATGAAACCAAATAATATcaattgaaattattgaatgaTTATGGAGACgttcgttttatttttttagtcttaTTGTATTGAttgtgattattttttttgtctaaattttttctttattttcttttattaattgtttgaaATTCTTGAATGATTATGCAGACGTTCGTTTTACTTGAAATCcttcaataatattttaaagttcataaattatttttttagttatttattttcatgtatttatcactatttttatgtgtttgttcttgaatttgttatgtggtttttgtttatattattggtcgtttcagttgaatcattattaattgagtaacactcttgtgagaggtctcattcgtgagacgggtcaaccctacccatatttataataataagtaatacttttgacaaaaaatgtaatactttttaatggataacccatataagagacccgCATCAAAAAAATGACCATTGAAACTgtctcatatgagtttttgtcTTATTCATTTGAAATGATTGAGTGGCGatcatttatttgttttttgaattgtttttgaAGCTGCTTCGTAATTCATTTTGTAATTTCATTGGAGTATCCCGTTACAAATAAAAAGACAGTGAAGATTGACACTAATCGAGCTTGTGTTGCTGCGAGTATATATTCTGAAGAACTGAGTATATCATCTGATGAACAAGAATCGCTGGAAAAACAagtttgaatgatttttattgtatggTTATGCTTTTGAGTTTGTTGTAAGtacataattattaattattaggaAGACATTTTGTAAACTCAATGTAGTTCAATCTGTTATTTAAGCTTAAGCGAAACCAATTTTTATGTGTGCTCTGTATTTTGTACAAAAATTTAAGGTAATAGTACATAACTTGTATAATT comes from the Henckelia pumila isolate YLH828 chromosome 1, ASM3356847v2, whole genome shotgun sequence genome and includes:
- the LOC140861915 gene encoding uncharacterized protein gives rise to the protein MVQNTVQFGGMTIDDPYAYMKNFLEICDTFKMQGVSDDVICSITTWDDLAKAFLTKYFPPSKSMKLRADITTFAQGEQETLYEAWERYKDLLRRCPHHQLLDGLVVQTFYYGVPYSNRTMLDAATGGNLLRKSPEDGYELIEEMTSSRYHPQSDRNAAKRPARMHQVDAFTSVAA